The following is a genomic window from Thermoanaerobaculia bacterium.
CCCGGGCATCCGCAGGTCCAGCACGATCAGGTCCGTCCGCCGGTCGGATCGCAGATGCGACATCGCCTGCTCCCCGGTCGCCGCGGCGACGACCTCGTAGCCGTTCTGCCGGAGGAGCTCCCCGAGGCCGCCCCGGAGACGGGAATCGTCCTCGACGATCAGGATCTTTCGGGAAATGGGCCGTTCGTTCATGATGCCGGATCCCTTGCAAGGGTCGTGCACGGCGAGGCGTCCTGTAGACTCCGCGCATCTTGACGCTGCTCCTCTGGCTCCTCTACGGCGCCGGCGCGGGGCTCGCCGCGGCGGCCGCGCGCTTCGTCCGGCGGCCCATTCCGAGGACGGTCTTCGCCGCTTTCGTCCTCCTGCCCGTCGCCTATCTCCTTCCGGGATTCGTGTCGGACCGGACGGCGATCCCGGTGCAGGACGTGCGGCTGATCCCTCCGTGGACGTCGCTTCCCGCCCCGTTCGGAGATCCGGATCCTCGTCGAAATCCGAACTTGAACGACATCGCCCTCCAGATCGCCCCGTGGACCC
Proteins encoded in this region:
- a CDS encoding response regulator, encoding MNERPISRKILIVEDDSRLRGGLGELLRQNGYEVVAAATGEQAMSHLRSDRRTDLIVLDLRMPGMNGWQFRSEQRRDTALASIPVIVATADWNAESEAQTLGAVCCLKKPYTPRQLVESIRRFAA